In one window of Acidovorax sp. HDW3 DNA:
- a CDS encoding efflux RND transporter periplasmic adaptor subunit: MLHTFSFPHPPALPAWALAACLATAVAPALAAPLASEVVSAPAATGWSSADAVVEAVRDTAVAAQVAGAVVQLRVQVGDKVQAGQELLRLDAQAAQQTAAASSAQVQAARSQAQLAVQELARQRQLLAKNYISQAAFDRAQAQHDAAQAEVRALQAQAGAASAQTQFYVVRAPYAGVVSEVPVALGDMATPGRTLLRLYDPRALRITATAAQSQVLALPAQGSVALEIPGLGSTRVPLDMAQLERLPTVDARSHTMQLRAHLPAALQAQARPGMFARLWLPGADKAQAPVSVPQSAIWRRAEMTGLFVLDAQDQPRLRQVRLGRALPAAADGAARVEVLSGLRSGERIATDPQAAAQVQ; the protein is encoded by the coding sequence ATGCTGCACACCTTCTCTTTTCCTCATCCCCCTGCCCTGCCCGCCTGGGCGTTGGCGGCCTGCCTGGCGACGGCTGTGGCCCCGGCCCTGGCAGCGCCACTGGCGAGCGAAGTCGTGTCTGCCCCCGCCGCCACCGGCTGGAGCAGCGCCGATGCCGTGGTCGAAGCCGTACGCGATACCGCCGTTGCCGCCCAGGTGGCTGGCGCCGTGGTGCAGCTGCGGGTGCAGGTGGGCGACAAGGTGCAAGCCGGGCAAGAGCTGCTGCGGCTCGATGCCCAGGCGGCGCAGCAAACGGCGGCTGCCAGCAGCGCGCAGGTGCAGGCAGCGCGCAGCCAGGCGCAGCTGGCGGTGCAAGAGCTGGCGCGCCAGCGGCAGTTGCTGGCCAAGAATTACATCAGCCAGGCGGCATTCGATCGCGCCCAGGCGCAGCACGATGCGGCCCAGGCCGAGGTGCGCGCCTTGCAGGCCCAGGCGGGCGCGGCGAGCGCGCAAACCCAGTTCTACGTCGTGCGTGCGCCCTACGCCGGCGTGGTCAGCGAAGTGCCGGTGGCCCTGGGCGACATGGCCACCCCCGGGCGCACGCTGCTGCGCCTGTACGATCCGCGCGCCCTGCGCATCACGGCCACGGCGGCGCAGTCTCAGGTGCTGGCCCTGCCGGCGCAGGGCAGCGTGGCGCTTGAAATTCCCGGCCTGGGCAGCACCCGGGTGCCGCTCGATATGGCGCAGCTCGAACGCCTGCCCACCGTCGATGCCCGCAGCCACACCATGCAGCTGCGCGCCCACTTGCCCGCAGCGCTGCAAGCGCAGGCCCGTCCAGGCATGTTTGCCCGCCTGTGGCTGCCGGGGGCGGACAAGGCGCAGGCGCCGGTGAGCGTGCCGCAAAGCGCCATCTGGCGCCGCGCCGAGATGACCGGATTGTTCGTGCTCGATGCCCAGGACCAGCCCCGCCTGCGCCAGGTGCGCCTGGGCCGAGCGCTGCCGGCAGCGGCCGATGGCGCCGCCCGCGTCGAGGTGCTCAGCGGCCTGCGCAGCGGCGAACGCATTGCCACCGATCCCCAAGCCGCAGCACAGGTGCAGTGA
- a CDS encoding helix-turn-helix transcriptional regulator — protein MKDLPPEAMEQVAAYFQALAEPTRLRILNLLRGGEHNVGFLAQQCGYTAANVSKHLSLLTKQGLVARESRGNCVYYRIDDPAVYALCDLVCGSIASRFEREAQHRALFSSNAS, from the coding sequence ATGAAAGACTTGCCCCCCGAAGCCATGGAGCAGGTCGCGGCCTATTTCCAGGCCCTGGCCGAACCGACACGCTTGCGCATCCTCAACCTGCTGCGCGGCGGTGAGCACAACGTTGGCTTTTTGGCCCAGCAGTGCGGCTACACCGCTGCCAATGTCTCCAAGCACCTGTCGCTGCTGACCAAGCAGGGCTTGGTGGCGCGCGAGAGCCGGGGCAATTGTGTGTACTACCGCATCGACGATCCAGCGGTATATGCCTTGTGTGACCTGGTCTGCGGCAGCATCGCCAGCCGTTTTGAGCGCGAGGCGCAGCACCGCGCCTTGTTCAGCAGCAACGCGTCTTGA